The Sphingopyxis sp. CCNWLW2 genome contains the following window.
TTGGCGTCGCCGTACAATATCAAGTCGATTGGCGAGACTAACCGCGCCATGCGACCCAGGAGGGCTCTTCCTTTCAGGAAACACGGCTCTTCATCTTACGCCCGTCCGATTTCGATCGGGCGGGCGTTCTTTTTCGGGAAATCGTCGCTTATGGCCGTTAGCGGTCGGTCTGCTTTCCGATGAAAAACGCGAATAGCGGACATTGTCGGCGAGACAGCTTGCGTACGTCAAAAGGGAAGCGGACGCACACTCTCAAACCTTCGAAAACTCTTGTCACGCTCGGCCGACCCTAATCATCGCGCGCGATGGTCACCTGAATGCCGTCGAGGTGGTCACCAAAGGGAAGCTGACAAGATAATCGCGACGTTTCGTTGCGGTCGGACGAACTGTCCAAGAGATCGCTTTCGTCTTCGCACATAGATGCCACCTTCCCGACGAATTCGGGCGCGACGTGGACGTGGCAAGTCGCGCACGAACAGCATCCGCCACAAAGCGCGAGCAGTTCGTCGAAGCCGTGCTCGCGGATTATCTCCATCAGGTTGAGGCCAGCGTCGGCTTCGAGCGCATGCGCTGTTCCTTTTCGGTCGACTATTGTCAGGCTTGGCATAATGATAGCTCCATCATGTTGGATTGGACGCCAGCGAAAGCAGCGTTTTCAGCGGCGTTTCGGTGTCGGCGAGTTGCTCGGCCGTCGCCACGAGCCCCGCGGTGACGATCATGCGGCCCTGGACATAATCCTTGGTCGCGTTGACGCAGTCGATCGCGATCACCTTGCCTTCTTTGAGGTAGACGACCGAGAAGCTGCGCGTCGCGGGATCGCCGCGCATCACCGCGCGGTCGTGCCCGGTCGACAGCCCAGCGGTCTGGAGCTTGAGGTCATATTGGTTCGACCAGAACCATGGGATCGCGTGATAGGGCGCCTCGTCGCCGACGATGCCCTTGGCGACGACATTGGCCTGATCATTGGCATTCTGCACCGATTCCAGCCGGATCACGACGCCTTCGGCAAAATGATTCTCATGCGCGGCGCAGTCGCCGATCGCATAAATGTCGGGAAGGCTCGTCTTGCAGAGCGCGTCGACGAGCACGCCGTTGCTGCCTTCGGCGCCCGCCGCGATCAGCGGCTCGACCGCGGGAACGATGCCGATGCCGACGATAACGAGGTCGGCGGGGATCACTTCGCCGTCCGATAGGCGCACGCCGGTGACACACGTCTCACCCTCGATTGCCTCGACGCCGACGCCAAGGCGCAGGTCGACACCATGGTCGCGATGCTCCTGCTCATAGAAGCGCGACAGTTCGTGGCCCGCGACACGCGCGAGCACGCGTTTTTGCACTTCGAGCAGCACGACCTTCTTGCCCGCCTTGCGCAGCACCGCCGCAGCCTCGAGCCCGATATAGCCGCCACCGATCACAACGATCTGGCCCGCAGTCTCGGACGCCGCCTTCATCGTGTCGGCGTCGGCGCGCGTGCGCACCCCCTGCACGCCGGGCAGGTCGCCGCCCGGGATCGGCAGCATGCGCGGAGCGCCGCCGGTCGCCCAGACGAGCTTCCCATAGCCAATCGTCTCGCCGCCATCGGTGGCGACATTGTGCGCAGCGGGGTCGACCGAGACAACGCGCTTGCCGAGCAGCATCGTCACTTCGCGTTCGTCCCAATATTTGGCGGGGCGCAGCTGGATGCGTTCGAATTCTTTCTCGCCCGCGAAATATTCCTTCGATAGGGGCGGACGCTCATAGGGAAGCTCGGGCTCGTCGCCGATGATCGCGATGGTGCCAGTGAATTTCTGCGTGCGCAGCATGATCGCCACCTG
Protein-coding sequences here:
- a CDS encoding 2Fe-2S iron-sulfur cluster-binding protein produces the protein MPSLTIVDRKGTAHALEADAGLNLMEIIREHGFDELLALCGGCCSCATCHVHVAPEFVGKVASMCEDESDLLDSSSDRNETSRLSCQLPFGDHLDGIQVTIARDD
- a CDS encoding NAD(P)/FAD-dependent oxidoreductase translates to MIVGAGHGGAQVAIMLRTQKFTGTIAIIGDEPELPYERPPLSKEYFAGEKEFERIQLRPAKYWDEREVTMLLGKRVVSVDPAAHNVATDGGETIGYGKLVWATGGAPRMLPIPGGDLPGVQGVRTRADADTMKAASETAGQIVVIGGGYIGLEAAAVLRKAGKKVVLLEVQKRVLARVAGHELSRFYEQEHRDHGVDLRLGVGVEAIEGETCVTGVRLSDGEVIPADLVIVGIGIVPAVEPLIAAGAEGSNGVLVDALCKTSLPDIYAIGDCAAHENHFAEGVVIRLESVQNANDQANVVAKGIVGDEAPYHAIPWFWSNQYDLKLQTAGLSTGHDRAVMRGDPATRSFSVVYLKEGKVIAIDCVNATKDYVQGRMIVTAGLVATAEQLADTETPLKTLLSLASNPT